The genomic window AAATTTCAGGCCAAATTGTCCAATAAAGCTACAAATATGGTTTGCCCTCAAACGTATTGGTGACGTTCTCCCTATTTGTTTCTGACTGTTTTGTTTGGGGAACAAAATCTAggcatttgattttttttttttggacttgggCTATGCCCAACAACCCAAACCTGACTCCAAGAACCACCCAACAACCCACTCCCTAATCTCAAAGTGGTAGCGGCGTATGCAATACACATTTGGGCTCTAGTGTCcgcatgtttttctttttcttgtcttGAGTCTCCACATACCTTATTAACCCAAAAAGACAAGGTTGTATACATTAGTTTATTCAATTGCATGTTCAAATGCTTTTGGTACCGAGTTTTCTAAAGTTATAACATACAAATTAAAGAGGTAATTTTTGCATGATTAAAGTTAAAAAAGCAAAATTCAGTAGTTAAGGATTTGGAGTTTTGCTTTTTTCAGTAGTTAGGGTTTAACAACCCATTCTTTGACTGCCGATGTGACATTTTCTCTTTTGGATATAACTATTTATNNNNNNNNNNNNNNNNNNNNNNNNNNNNNNNNNNNNNNNNNNNNNNNNNNNNNNNNNNNNNNNNNNNNNNNNNNNNNNNNNNNNNCTCTTCATGTTTTGCTTCTTATTATATGTATCctattttcttttgtattttattgATTTTCTCTCCACAAGGCCTTTTATTTGGTATTATGAGAACAACAGTGAGAAGAATAAGCTAAATGCCAAAAAGaatcctcattgtcattcaaGAGTTTGGAATATATATCTCCGCTCACCAATCCATCCAAGAATAAGCAAGCATGCGCAGTATAAGCAGAACATCACAGGAACAGTCAGCTCGAAAATATCTGAtcctaataataatgataatatttcgacaaataaatatttaaaaaaaaatactgaaATAATATCCACTTGGTTCTCTTTTTCCTAAGCCAAGCAGCTAAAGATATTTAGCCTTGCGCTTGAAGGCTAAAAATGTAAATCAAACCAGCGAAATTCCGCCATCAGGGGGAGGAGGAGGAACAGAGCGTTTGATTCTGAGAGTGCCAAGAGAGAGAAGAAATGTAGCGAGCATGACGCCAAGCAGATCGGCGAGGGCGTCCTTCAGGGATGCTCCGGCGGATCGGAAGTAGCCCAGGTGGTCGGCTGCTTCTTTAGCGGCGCCAGCCAGGAGAGAAGCCATGGATGCGAGGGGAATTGACTGGCGGCGAAGGAAAGGGTGTGGGGTGAGGGATGCGGCGCTGTGGAAGAGAAAAGTGAGCACGAAGCAGAACATGACATGGTAGGCCTTGTCCGCCGCCAACCACGGGTCTGCGTCTGCGTCCTCCATTgcattcttctctcttcttctcggctttttttttgttttttaattataCTGAATACTTTACAATTtacgaattttttatttttaatattggagtggtagtgttgtttttttaaaatgtggattGTTGGGGTGTTATACTCAAGTGTGGGATCGTTTAATTAGAGAAGcagaaatcggaccgtctgaGTTATTAGAGGTGCAGAAATCGGACCGATTTGTAGAGGtgcagaaatcggaccgtccgatttgtgggaGGTGCAGAAATCGGACCGTTCGATTTGTGGGAAGtgcagaaatcggaccgtccgatttgtgggaggtacacaaatcggaccgtccgatttgtggtaaaaaaaaaaaattttaaggtacagaaatcggaccctccgatttctaTACTTCCACAATTttgaaaaacaccaaaaattacaatgttaaagTATATCACCACTTCTACTTccgtaacaaaaaaaattacgtCCGATTTTCCTTTGTATGTGTGATATAAAATAGGATTTAGTTAACATGACTTAAGAATACTGATAAGATTATATTAATAGAAGTAACGAAAATGTTAAAAAAATCGGAGNNNNNNNNNNNNNNNNNNNNNNNNNNNNNNNNNNNNNNNNNNNNNNNNNNNNNNNNNNNNNNNNNNNNNNNNNNNNNNNNNNNNNNNNNNNNNNNNNNNNNNNNNNNNNNNNNNNNNNNNNNNNNNNNNNNNNNNNNNNNNNNNNNNNNNNNNNNNNNNNNNNNNNNNNNNNNNNNNNNNNNNNNNNNNNNNNNNNNNNNNNNNNNNNNNNNNNNNNNNNNNNNNNNNNNNNNNNNNNNNNNNNNNNNNNNNNNNNNNNNNNNNNNNNNNNNNNNNNNNNNNNNNNNNNNNNNNNNNNNNNNNNNNNNNNNNNNNNNNNNNNNNNNNNNNNNNNNNNNNNNNNNNNNNNNNNNNNNNNNNNNNNNNNNNNNNNNNNNNNNNNNNNNNNNNNNNNNNNNNNNNNNNNNNNNNNNNNNNNNNNNNNNNNNNNNNNNNNNNNNNNNNNNNNNNNNNNNNNNNNNNNNNNNNNNNNNNNNNNNNNNNNNNNNNNNNNNNNNNNNNNNNNNNNNNNNNNNNNNNNNNNNNNNNNNNNNNNNNNNNNNNNNNNNNNNNNNNNNNNNNNNNNNNNNNNNNNNNNNNNNNNNNNNNNNNNNNNNNNNNNNNNNNNNNNNNNNNNNNNNNNNNNNNNNNNNNNNNNNNNNNNNNNNNNNNNNNNNNNNNNNNNNNNNNNNNNNNNNNNNNNNNNNNNNNNNNNNNNNNNNNNNNNNNNNNNNNNNNNNNNNNNNNNNNNNNNNNNNNNNNNNNNNNNNNNNNNNNNNNNNNNNNNNNNNNNNNNNNNNNNNNNNNNNNNNNNNNNNNNNNNNNNNNNNNNNNNNNNNNNNNNNNNNNNNNNNNNNNNNNNNNNNNNNNNNNNNNNNNNNNNNNNNNNNNNNNNNNNNNNNNNNNNNNNNNNNNNNNNNNNNNNNNNNNNNNNNNNNNNNNNNNNNNNNNNNNNNNNNNNNNNNNNNNNNNNNNNNNNNNNNNNNNNNNNNNNNNNNNNNNNNNNNNNNNNNNNNNNNNNNNNNNNNNNNNNNNNNNNNNNNNNNNNNNNNNNNNNNNNNNNNNNNNNNNNNNNNNNNNNNNNNNNNNNNNNNNNNNNNNNNNNNNNNNNNNNNNNNNNNNNNNNNNNNNNNNNNNNNNNNNNNNNNNNNNNNNNNNNNNNNNNNNNNNNNNNNNNNNNNNNNNNNNNNNNNNNNNNNNNNNNNNNNNNNNNNNNNNNNNNNNNNNNNNNNNNNNNNNNNNNNNNNNNNNNNNNNNNNNNNNNNNNNNNNNNNNNNNNNNNNNNNNNNNNNNNNNNNNNNNNNNNNNNNNNNNNNNNNNNNNNNNNNNNNNNNNNNNNNNNNNNNNNNNNNNNNNNNNNNNNNNNNNNNNNNNNNNNNNNNNNNNNNNNNNNNNNNNNNNNNNNNNNNNNNNNNNNNNNNNNNNNNNNNNNNNNNNNNNNNNNNNNNNNNNNNNNNNNNNNNNNNNNNNNNNNNNNNNNNNNNNNNNNNNNNNNNNNNNNNNNNNNNNNNNNNNNNNNNNNNNNNNNNNNNNNNNNNNNNNNNNNNNNNNNNNNNNNNNNNNNNNNNNNNNNNNNNNNNNNNNNNNNNNNNNNNNNNNNNNNNNNNNNNNNNNNNNNNNNNNNNNNNNNNNNNNNNNNNNNNNNNNNNNNNNNNNNNNNNNNNNNNNNNNNNNNNNNNNNNNNNNNNNNNNNNNNNNNNNNNNNNNNNNNNNNNNNNNNNNNNNNNNNNNNNNNNNNNNNNNNNNNNNNNNNNNNNNNNNNNNNNNNNNNNNNNNNNNNNNNNNNNNNNNNNNNNNNNNNNNNNNNNNNNNNNNNNNNNNNNNNNNNNNNNNNNNNN from Arachis ipaensis cultivar K30076 chromosome B09, Araip1.1, whole genome shotgun sequence includes these protein-coding regions:
- the LOC107617903 gene encoding uncharacterized protein LOC107617903 gives rise to the protein MEDADADPWLAADKAYHVMFCFVLTFLFHSAASLTPHPFLRRQSIPLASMASLLAGAAKEAADHLGYFRSAGASLKDALADLLGVMLATFLLSLGTLRIKRSVPPPPPDGGISLV